One window from the genome of Daphnia pulex isolate KAP4 chromosome 9, ASM2113471v1 encodes:
- the LOC124202108 gene encoding methyl farnesoate epoxidase-like isoform X1 translates to MLLPQDLEVIKSTNMPFLMILFCAVIVIFYLFKLSLRPPHFPPGPRGLPLLGYSPLMPTKDPFFKTMQKLAKTYGPVTGFYLGPTQPFISVVGAQAVREALQNGDLSGRPSGAILLSRTFGERLGLSFVEGDFWQEQRRFTLRHLRDLGFGKTSIEDQMMGEITDLISEITATAKSNRDHVVDFKSIFSVSVINILWAIIGGKRFQRDDPKFKKLLDNIDQFLQSGNVLQANLPVPAILVRLFPSLPGWLGINTQLFVPIQKFIEETIDEHISTRSNGDAARDYIDVYLDEMERQLKTNESTTFSKKQLISIIQDLFGAGFHTSSSSIGFAVLYMIHYPTIQQQMRDELDDICGDSLPSLAHRSRLPYTEAVLMEVMRIATIAPAGVPHCAMKETQLQGFTIPKGSILAINLDSASNDATAWKDPENFRPERHLDENGKVIKNENLIPFGLGRRVCLGEPLARNTIFLFVACLVKTFAFKSVPNEPLPTLEPNAAILLSPKPFFATAIPRVYSCFV, encoded by the exons ATGTTACTCCCTCAGGATTTGGAAGTCATCAAGTCAACAAA CATGCCTTTCTTAATGATTTTATTCTGTGCGGTTATTGTGATCTTCTATCTCTTCAAGTTGTCGCTACGTCCACCTCATTTCCCACCAG GCCCCAGAGGATTGCCACTGCTGGGCTATTCGCCATTAATGCCCACAAAGGACCCGTTCTTTAAAACCATGCAAAAGTTGGCTAAGACGTACGGACCCGTGACTGGATTTTATTTGGGACCCACCCAGCCGTTTATCTCCGTTGTCGGGGCACAGGCTGTTAGAGAAGCCTTGCAAAATGGCGATCTCAGCGGCAGACCTTCTGGTGCAATATTGTTAAGTAGAACATTTGGGGAGAGACTAg GCCTATCGTTTGTGGAAGGCGATTTTTGGCAAGAACAGCGGAGATTCACGCTACGCCATTTACGTGATCTCGGTTTCGGAAAAACCTCAATCGAGGATCAGATGATGGGCGAGATCACCGATTTAATTTCTGAAATCACCGCAACGGCAAAATCGAATCGTGATCACGTTGTAGAtttcaaatccattttctCAGTATCGGTGATTAACATCCTGTGGGCGATTATTGGAGGGAAAAGATTTCAACGTGATGACCCAAAGTTCAAGAAACTATTGGACAACATCGATCAATTTTTACAAAGTGGCAATGTTCTGCAAGCGAATTTACCTGTTCCTGCCATCTTAGTTCGTCTTTTCCCTTCTCTACCGGGATGGCTTGGAATCAATACCCAATTGTTCGTTCCTATACAAAAATTCATTGAG GAAACTATCGACGAACATATTTCCACCAGATCGAATGGAGATGCTGCTCGCGATTATATTGATGTCTACTTGGATGAAATGGAGAGGCAGTTGAAGACTAATGAATCAACCACTTTCAGCA AGAAGCAGCTTATAAGTATAATCCAAGACCTTTTCGGTGCGGGATTCCATACATCTTCAAGTTCCATTG GATTTGCGGTTCTTTATATGATTCATTATCCAACAATCCAACAGCAGATGCGTGACGAACTGGACGATATTTGTGGCGATTCTCTGCCGTCACTAGCACATCGATCACG ACTGCCCTATACTGAAGCCGTTTTAATGGAAGTCATGAGGATAGCTACCATTGCCCCGGCGGGAGTCCCTCACTGTGCCATGAAAGAAACACAACTTCAAGGTTTCACCATTCCAAAA GGAAGCATCCTTGCCATCAATCTCGACTCGGCTTCCAACGATGCAACTGCATGGAAAGACCCAGAGAATTTCCGACCTGAACGTCATTTGGATGAAAATGGAAAGgtgattaaaaacgaaaatctcATTCCTTTTGGCCTAG GGAGACGGGTTTGTTTGGGCGAACCATTGGCTCGGAATacaatatttcttttcgtgGCTTGTCTCGTGAAAACATTTGCGTTCAAATCTGTCCCCAACGAACCGCTTCCGACGTTGGAACCCAATGCCGCAATTTTATTGAGTCCGAAACCGTTTTTCGCCACCGCAATTCCACGAGTCTATTCATG TTTTGTCTAA
- the LOC124202108 gene encoding methyl farnesoate epoxidase-like isoform X2 produces MLLPQDLEVIKSTNMPFLMILFCAVIVIFYLFKLSLRPPHFPPGPRGLPLLGYSPLMPTKDPFFKTMQKLAKTYGPVTGFYLGPTQPFISVVGAQAVREALQNGDLSGRPSGAILLSRTFGERLGLSFVEGDFWQEQRRFTLRHLRDLGFGKTSIEDQMMGEITDLISEITATAKSNRDHVVDFKSIFSVSVINILWAIIGGKRFQRDDPKFKKLLDNIDQFLQSGNVLQANLPVPAILVRLFPSLPGWLGINTQLFVPIQKFIEETIDEHISTRSNGDAARDYIDVYLDEMERQLKTNESTTFSKKQLISIIQDLFGAGFHTSSSSIGFAVLYMIHYPTIQQQMRDELDDICGDSLPSLAHRSRLPYTEAVLMEVMRIATIAPAGVPHCAMKETQLQGFTIPKGSILAINLDSASNDATAWKDPENFRPERHLDENGKVIKNENLIPFGLGRRVCLGEPLARNTIFLFVACLVKTFAFKSVPNEPLPTLEPNAAILLSPKPFFATAIPRVYS; encoded by the exons ATGTTACTCCCTCAGGATTTGGAAGTCATCAAGTCAACAAA CATGCCTTTCTTAATGATTTTATTCTGTGCGGTTATTGTGATCTTCTATCTCTTCAAGTTGTCGCTACGTCCACCTCATTTCCCACCAG GCCCCAGAGGATTGCCACTGCTGGGCTATTCGCCATTAATGCCCACAAAGGACCCGTTCTTTAAAACCATGCAAAAGTTGGCTAAGACGTACGGACCCGTGACTGGATTTTATTTGGGACCCACCCAGCCGTTTATCTCCGTTGTCGGGGCACAGGCTGTTAGAGAAGCCTTGCAAAATGGCGATCTCAGCGGCAGACCTTCTGGTGCAATATTGTTAAGTAGAACATTTGGGGAGAGACTAg GCCTATCGTTTGTGGAAGGCGATTTTTGGCAAGAACAGCGGAGATTCACGCTACGCCATTTACGTGATCTCGGTTTCGGAAAAACCTCAATCGAGGATCAGATGATGGGCGAGATCACCGATTTAATTTCTGAAATCACCGCAACGGCAAAATCGAATCGTGATCACGTTGTAGAtttcaaatccattttctCAGTATCGGTGATTAACATCCTGTGGGCGATTATTGGAGGGAAAAGATTTCAACGTGATGACCCAAAGTTCAAGAAACTATTGGACAACATCGATCAATTTTTACAAAGTGGCAATGTTCTGCAAGCGAATTTACCTGTTCCTGCCATCTTAGTTCGTCTTTTCCCTTCTCTACCGGGATGGCTTGGAATCAATACCCAATTGTTCGTTCCTATACAAAAATTCATTGAG GAAACTATCGACGAACATATTTCCACCAGATCGAATGGAGATGCTGCTCGCGATTATATTGATGTCTACTTGGATGAAATGGAGAGGCAGTTGAAGACTAATGAATCAACCACTTTCAGCA AGAAGCAGCTTATAAGTATAATCCAAGACCTTTTCGGTGCGGGATTCCATACATCTTCAAGTTCCATTG GATTTGCGGTTCTTTATATGATTCATTATCCAACAATCCAACAGCAGATGCGTGACGAACTGGACGATATTTGTGGCGATTCTCTGCCGTCACTAGCACATCGATCACG ACTGCCCTATACTGAAGCCGTTTTAATGGAAGTCATGAGGATAGCTACCATTGCCCCGGCGGGAGTCCCTCACTGTGCCATGAAAGAAACACAACTTCAAGGTTTCACCATTCCAAAA GGAAGCATCCTTGCCATCAATCTCGACTCGGCTTCCAACGATGCAACTGCATGGAAAGACCCAGAGAATTTCCGACCTGAACGTCATTTGGATGAAAATGGAAAGgtgattaaaaacgaaaatctcATTCCTTTTGGCCTAG GGAGACGGGTTTGTTTGGGCGAACCATTGGCTCGGAATacaatatttcttttcgtgGCTTGTCTCGTGAAAACATTTGCGTTCAAATCTGTCCCCAACGAACCGCTTCCGACGTTGGAACCCAATGCCGCAATTTTATTGAGTCCGAAACCGTTTTTCGCCACCGCAATTCCACGAGTCTATTCATG A
- the LOC124202113 gene encoding cuticle protein 7-like: MYSQILYKNVNRSERNYQFTNCFQQVYNYSKMKFFILAALFAVAAADSYRSAEYAPKYEAPAYKSTYEAKYETPQPYDFSWAVNDYYNDYEHSEKSVDGNVVTGSYRVVLPDGRTQIVTYKADSYGYVADVKYTGEAKYPEYVASNYKATTYSAPAYKPTAPTYSAPAYKPTAPTYTAPTYTAPAKKGPTYTVTAPTYSAPAPAYTATPVYKAPAVQPQY; the protein is encoded by the exons ATGTACTCtcaaattttgtataaaaacgTGAACAGATCAGAAAGAAATTATCAGTTTACCAACTGTTTTCAGCAAGTTTACAACTACTCCAAAATGAAa ttcTTCATCCTCGCCGCTCTTTTCGCTGTCGCTGCCGCCGATTCTTACAGGTCAGCCGAATACGCTCCCAAGTACGAAGCTCCAGCATACAAATCTACATATGAAGCCAAATACGAG aCTCCCCAACCTTACGACTTCAGCTGGGCCGTCAACGATTACTACAACGACTACGAACACTCTGAGAAGAGTGTCGACGGCAATGTCGTAACCGGATCATACCGCGTCGTCCTTCCCGACGGCCGCACCCAAATTGTCACCTACAAGGCCGACAGCTACGGATATGTCGCTGACGTCAAGTACACCGGTGAAGCCAAGTATCCCGAATACGTCGCATCCAACTACAAAGCTACCACCTACTCCGCTCCTGCTTACAAGCCCACCGCTCCCACCTACTCCGCTCCTGCTTACAAGCCCACTGCTCCCACTTACACTGCTCCCACATACACTGCCCCGGCCAAAAAGGGTCCCACCTACACCGTCACCGCTCCCACATACTCTGCACCGGCCCCGGCTTACACCGCCACTCCGGTCTACAAAGCCCCCGCAGTCCAGCCCCAGTACTAA
- the LOC124202112 gene encoding extensin-like, whose translation MWKVTNSIKCALVIALVLMQQGSEATKGKRHRQPAASPTYQSYQQQAPVAPPAYQQPAPSYQQPQQQAPAPYQQQASSAPSYQQPAPSAPSQQHPPAPQSYQQQASPSPSYQPQAPTAPAQSYQQQQTPAAPSYQQPSPAAPTYQQPTQASPSHQQQTPSAPSYQQQSAPAVPSYQQQAPASSSYGGAQQAPTPSHQQQNEIAPSYQPQPTPLVPSHQQQHSAPSYQQQAPSAPTYQPQTPTAPAPSYQQQQPQSPAAPSYQQPPPATPTQQKPTQAAPSYQQQQVAPPAYQQPQAPAAPSGPFHQEQQSSAAPSYQQQVGQAVSSNQQQLAPVPSFYGPSSLFV comes from the exons ATGTGGAAG GTAACGAACTCGATCAAATGTGCGCTCGTGATTGCTTTGGTGCTTATGCAACAAGGCTCAGAAGCAACTAAAGGAAAAC GCCATCGACAACCAGCTGCTTCACCTACCTATCAGTCCTACCAGCAACAAGCCCCAGTAGCTCCTCCAGCCTACCAACAACCTGCTCCTTCTTATCAGCAACCTCAGCAACAAGCTCCAGCACCGTACCAGCAGCAAGCTTCATCGGCTCCTTCTTATCAGCAACCTGCTCCATCGGCCCCATCTCAGCAACATCCTCCAGCGCCTCAGTCGTACCAGCAACAGGCTTCCCCGTCACCATCATACCAGCCACAGGCCCCAACGGCTCCAGCTCAATCataccaacaacagcagacgcCAGCCGCTCCGTCTTACCAACAACCTTCTCCGGCAGCCCCAACCTACCAACAGCCGACCCAAGCAAGTCCATCCCACCAGCAACAAACCCCATCGGCCCCATCTTATCAACAACAATCGGCCCCAGCGGTTCCATCGTACCAACAACAGGCTCCAGCTTCCTCTTCCTACGGTGGGGCTCAGCAGGCACCGACCCCGTCTCACCAACAGCAAAATGAAATCGCTCCATCTTACCAGCCACAGCCGACTCCATTGGTTCCTtctcaccagcagcagcattcagCTCCTTCCTATCAACAACAAGCTCCGTCAGCTCCAACCTACCAACCACAGACTCCAACAGCTCCAGCTCCATcatatcaacaacaacaaccgcagtCTCCAGCCGCTCCATCTTATCAACAACCTCCTCCAGCCACCCCAACTCAACAAAAGCCGACCCAAGCGGCTCCATCCTACCAGCAACAGCAAGTTGCTCCTCCAGCCTATCAGCAGCCGCAAGCTCCAGCGGCTCCATCCGGTCCATTTCATCAGGAGCAACAGTCGTCAGCGGCCCCATCGTATCAGCAACAGGTCGGCCAAGCAGTTTCTTCCAACCAGCAACAACTGGCTCCCGTCCCCTCCTTCTATGGCCCTTCTTCTCTGTTTGTCTAA
- the LOC124202115 gene encoding uncharacterized protein LOC124202115, whose protein sequence is MAQNYSLDAIKHLRKFDGTQFTTWKHNMEMLFTLKQLRQFIQGEDNEPQEIFAGEGDLRVVTNQELINQWKTTDCYGRFLIFNCCDETRKLALLNCRTSYDMWTRLETQYLQRAADNKHLLHRDFMNLRPVDNQDIMIHITELESKAAELNDLGVMVSEHHLITTILCSLPERFANLTSIWDNLPDADRTMVALRARIVGEERRFNNSQGQSNARSLILNSDTGPPDNSIESSALFGNDSRGRGHFRGGRGQSRGHMSSEINRDLVSCSYCGKDRHLEFECRTRISNENEKTKSSSFHYKRPKDDRDTTNSSGKKVDFSLISSCCLTAKNSKDIYLDSGATRHMSGDESMLTDLRIIADNSWPVNGIGGTVLYARGIGTMRLVRHVDDSSTFREVKEVLFVPGLGVNLISIGCLTKSGFTVSFSGLQAIIKRNKTTILTASRFGETLYRAEATLAPLTDVRLAASPATVATMHHIPYCQLVGSNMYAALKVRLEIRPDVIFMASQLAQHLHNPTIIHWKAAKRILQYLGTTRYHGLEFGSKGHDNTTVVAFSDVDHAGDADSKRTTTGYILALNGRAISWCSQRQPVVATSTM, encoded by the coding sequence ATGGCTCAAAACTACTCTTTGGATGCTATAAAGCATTTAAGAAAGTTTGATGGAACTCAATTCACTACGTGGAAACACAACATGGAAATGTTGTTTACTCTCAAACAACTGAGACAATTCATTCAAGGAGAAGACAACGAACCTCAAGAAATCTTTGCTGGTGAAGGAGATCTTCGTGTAGTCACCAACCAGGAATTGATCAATCAATGGAAGACAACTGATTGCTACGGCAGATTTCTCATATTCAATTGCTGTGATGAGACTAGAAAGTTGGCACTTCTCAACTGTAGAACTAGCTACGACATGTGGACTCGGTTGGAAACCCAATATCTTCAACGGGCTGCAGACAACAAACATCTCTTACACAGAGACTTCATGAATCTGAGACCAGTCGACAACCAAGATATCATGATTCACATCACTGAATTAGAATCCAAAGCCGCTGAACTCAATGATCTTGGAGTGATGGTGTCAGAACACCACCTCATCACTACCATTTTGTGTAGCCTTCCTGAACGATTTGCCAATCTGACGTCCATTTGGGACAATCTCCCTGACGCTGATAGAACAATGGTAGCACTGCGTGCTCGCATTGttggggaagaaagaagattcaACAACAGTCAAGGACAATCAAATGCTCGAtcattgattttgaattcagACACAGGACCCCCTGACAATTCCATTGAGAGTTCTGCTCTGTTTGGCAACGATTCACGTGGAAGAGGACACTTTCGTGGTGGAAGAGGCCAGTCAAGAGGGCACATGAGTAGCGAAATCAATCGGGATCTTGTCTCTTGCTCATACTGCGGGAAAGACCGCCATCTTGAATTCGAATGTCGAACTCGTATTTCCAATGAAAACGAGAAAACCAAGTCCAGCTCCTTTCACTACAAACGGCCCAAAGATGATCGGGACACAACTAATTCATCCGGGAAGAAAGTCGATTTTTCCCTCATCTCTTCATGTTGCTTGACAGCTAAGAATTCGAAGGACATTTATCTTGATTCTGGTGCAACTAGGCACATGAGTGGTGATGAATCCATGTTAACTGATCTACGCATTATCGCTGACAATAGCTGGCCTGTGAATGGAATTGGTGGTACTGTCCTTTATGCCCGTGGAATTGGGACTATGCGACTTGTCCGACACGTTGATGATTCGTCTACATTTCGTGAAGTTAAAGAAGTTCTGTTTGTTCCTGGACTGGGCGTGAATCTCATCTCTATTGGTTGCTTAACCAAGAGTGGATTTACAGTTTCTTTCTCTGGCCTACAAGCTATCATCAAACGAAACAAGACGACCATTCTAACAGCATCCCGGTTTGGGGAGACTCTATATCGTGCTGAAGCTACTCTTGCTCCTCTCACTGACGTCCGCCTTGCAGCATCTCCTGCTACCGTCGCTACTATGCACCACATTCCTTACTGCCAACTCGTGGGGAGTAACATGTACGCGGCTCTCAAAGTTCGACTCGAAATTCGACCAGACGTCATCTTCATGGCAAGTCAACTTGCTCAGCACCTTCATAATCCTACCATAATCCACTGGAAAGCTGCTAAACGTATTCTTCAATACCTCGGCACAACACGCTACCATGGTCTCGAGTTCGGCAGTAAGGGCCATGACAACACCACCGTTGTTGCATTTTCGGACGTAGACCACGCTGGGGATGCGGATTCAAAACGGACCACCACTGGATACATTCTCGCTCTTAACGGAAGGGCAATCAGCTGGTGTTCTCAACGTCAACCCGTTGTCGCCACATCTACCATGTAA